A stretch of DNA from Sylvia atricapilla isolate bSylAtr1 chromosome 3, bSylAtr1.pri, whole genome shotgun sequence:
CACATGCTCAGCAACCTTTTTGGCTGTCTCAGGCTCTGTGAGCTGCAAGAGGAGGGGAAGAGCGATATGCTCTCCCCTGTGGAttggagcacagagctgcttaCTTTGGAGCAGCTTCTGAGCTTGGTGCTCAGCAATGATATCTATAATGTCGCCAGCGACCGTATCCGGCACAAGGAGGTGCAGTTTGGGTTTTACCGGAAGCTAGCACAGATGCTGCTGACACACTCCCAAGCTTCCATCCCTGCTTGGTTCAGGTGTCTCAAACTCTTGATGTCATTAAACCACCTTATAGTAGAGCCAGACCTGGATGACTTGGTGTCATCAGCTTGGATTGATGCCGAGGCCTCTGAGCTATGTACAAAGAAGCCACAGGAGACTCTGATCAATACCATATTCCAGACTTACTCCAAGCTGAGGCAGTTCCCACGGCTCTTTGAAGTGGTGCTGACAGTCATATGCAGGCCAGCTGTTGATGAACTGAGGCCGCCTGTCTTCTCTGCTGGCCTGATAGTCAAGCTTCGTGAGTGCCTTCTCGAGCTGCCACCCAACCAGATTCTGGACATTCTGTGTCTCTTTGTGGAGAAATGCCAGGCCCTTATCATTCCAGCTGTTGAGGGGTCAACTGACATGGCCTTGAAGCTGATGTCAGTGTGCTCGGTGCTGCATGCTTTTCTGTTCAACATGAGGAGCCTAGATGATGTCACTCCTTCCCCTGTGGTACTTCGCACTCAGCGTTTGATGGCAGACATACAGAAGGGAATAGCTCAGCCactgatggagctgctgcaagCTCCTAGGAGGGAGGAAGCAAAGTCAGAGCTTTGGCTAAGAAAGGCCAGTGACGCTGCTCTCCTCCTTGTTTATACTTGGACTGAGGTAGACACTCTGTTTGGTATTAGCTGCAGTAAATATGTGTCTCCAACAGCTGAAATTGCTGTTATTGAAcctgctgcagggcactgggacatttcagcttttctgcctgGTGTgaaggagcagtgctggaggacaGTTATGGAACTTGCAAGTAGTTTTGCCTCCACTAGTAAATACTGTTTAGAACTGCTCGCACTTCAGAAAATGAAGGTGATGTTAATGCAGACTGAAGCTGACCTGCAGGCTTTGCAGCATGCTGCAGCTTTCATCCTGGAGTCTGGAAGATCCACCCTGAGCAGAGGAGAATCTGAACCGTGGGATGGAGATATCAGCGCGATAACTGAACTTAGCTACCCCACAGCACACTGGCACCTCGTCATGTCCAACCTGACCATCCTGTTGCCATATGTTTCCTTAAAAGATGTAGAGCACATTGCAAATGTGCTTCTAGAGACGCTGATGTTGGTCAAAGTTCAGGAAGCTGCCACGGACCAGGAGCCTTCCATCAGCATTAGAAAGATATCCCTTGGTTTGATCCACAGCTCTCTTCTACCAGAAATGAAGGTCCTGCACTGTGCTTTTCTGACCCATCTTATTCACCAGTTTGCTGTGGTGCTGCCCACTGCTACCAGGGATTCAGTAGATCTGCCACTTCAGCAGCTGTCTGTGACTAATATTCCTTGGCATGAAGAAATCCTGGCTCCTTGCAAAACTGCTGACCCATTGGAAATACCATCAGAAAGCAAACTGCTGAAGGATGAGCTGAGCTTGTCTTGGAAAACACTGGAGAAAGTTGCCCAATGTATAGTATTGTTTGCAAAAAATGGCTGCCCTGTCATCCTGAAAGAATGTCGGCTACAAAGATGCCTGGATTTGCTAGAAATCCTTTCTCTCCTGAAATTAGAcagttttcttccctctgaCTGTACTCGGTGTTTtctggtgctgctgtccctgctaGTGAATACCAGGGCTAGTGTCTCTTGCAGCAAGTTGTTATTGCTGAAGGTTTTAAGTACTTGCCTCCACCTCCTGAGGTGCCTGCAATCTGGCAGGAGTGCCAACTCTGTTTTTAAGGTGTTACATGCCAGCGATGTTCTTGAGGTTGTCATGACCTCCCAGTTTACAGCTAGCAAATTCTTCACTGATGTCTTGACTGTTCCTGTTTGGGCACAGTATGTCCAGGAAGTCCAAGAGTTTTTGGAATACTTTCTTCAGATGGTTATTGAAAGAAGACAAAGTGTGAAGCTCAACTTGGAAAAGTTCATGTCTTTCCTGGTGAGCTGTAAGCCAGACACAGGTGCAGCCAAAAGCAAAGACTGGAAAAACTGGAatcctgcagctgagcagtTATTGCTCACAGCATTCACCACACTCTGTCGTGTTGTCACActgcacctccagcagctgccagaaaaGAAGCTGCATTCTGCGGATGTGCTGTCTGCTCTGTTGGAACCAGTAGTTCTGCAGATGGTCAGAACTATTGAACATGGTCTTCAGAGTAGCACCCCAAATCAGCTTTTGCCTGTAGCATTCATACCATCTGTCACTACTCTCCTCAAAGCAGATCTGAGCCATCCTGTCAAGAAGGACTGGCAGAAGGAGCCCAGTGGGTTTTTGGAGCAGCCTCGTATTAAACTGTACCAAGAGTTTTACTCTCAGATACTGAAagagctgccctgtgcagggagtAATCTGCAGTTCCTTCTGCCTGCCTTGCAGTTCCTGACCGTCTTCTGCTCCATGCCAGAGCTCTATCCTGGAAAAGAAGCTGCAGTCATGGTTGTTTTTGCTATAAAAAAGCTTCTTTCTGGTATGAAAACACTCTCCACCTCCTTTGCTAATTTTATGAGTTAAAAGCCATTTACCAAAGCATACATCTTCTTTAAAAAGCTGTCTGTATCTCTTTACTTGTGTTAAAACAGCAGGCTAtccttttttaaatgcataacAGGAAAATTTTCAAGGAGGCACTGTTGTGGTACCAGGACCACAGCCACCATCTAGTTTGGTGGTGATCTTCTGATGGATGTTAACATCTTAATAAAGCTGGGGTCCTGTGTTATTCATCTCTGGTAGAACATTTTGAAAGTAACTGGAACACGGTAATACTTCTGGAGGTAGGGCTGAAGTACAGTGTACTGCTCATGATTTAGTAGGCAGCACTGAAGCAGCTGATCTGCGTCAGGTCAGATCTTACAGTAAAATACTCATCTgcttttggtttgttcttttatGCTTATCAAATAAAGAGCCAGGCTGGAGATTACATGAAAAacctctgctgccagctgtgagACCTAATGGCTCCTTTATGTTGTCTCAttcagaaagaaagacaaacacagagctggcaTAACTGTTCTCTTTGACTTCTTCAAACTGTTGGAATTTGTCAGGCTTATTACTGGCATGCTCTTGTGCAGTGgtttccaaacattttttgaTTGCACACAtctaccattaaaaaaattaagaaattgaACACAGCCTGAATGTAATTTACTTATAAATTATACATGTGCTGCTCTACTATGTACATTACAAAGcacacattcagaaaaaaaatgtgtaaaaagcATGAGATAAAGATGAAATAAATcgtatttaaaatatatttttatatttattaaaggtATTTTACTTATAATTCTCACACCCCAGTGAATTGTCTTGTGCACACCGTGGGGTGTGCACACCCTGCTTTGGGGACTACTGTTCAAGTGAACTACAGTTGTGATCTCAGTGTTTGTATTGCCATTAAGTAGTCATAAAGAAAGCTTTGTGCTTTTGTGATTTGTGATGGATCTCTGGCCACCACTTGTAGAAAAGACCTGTGGCTTGTTTAGCCTGCTCCCTTGGATTGTGCAGCTGCTTTGGTGTGGTCTTTCTGTATTATTGAAAACTTTATTGGTATGATGACTACTCTGTGAACCTGAGGTAGGATACACTTGAGATCGTCAAGTCATTGCACTAGTACGGAGAAAGGTAAAGAGAAAGTATCAAGCCCTCTGTGTATTTGAGTGCTAAAAAGGTACCCCTagagctgttttattttcagtttgccCTTTTCTTACCTGTGGAAGCCCTTGTCTTGGGAACTGATTGCTTTTGTCTCTTGAATACACAGGTCCTGCAATTACAACTCAGGTGATCCAAAGTATGGAGATGGAGCTTACAGAGGTGCTTGTCCAGATGCTGGGAAACTGCTCTGCTGAGGCGTTTTATGCCATAATGAGGCTGGTGCTGCAAGGACTGGAAGTGAGGAATGTTTGGCAGCAGAAGGCTAAAGTAAGCCATGAGTTTAATGTATTGTCAGCTTCCTTCTGAAGTCTGCTGTATGTTGAAAAAATGTCGTTGGTGAATGACATTtgttaaatacttttttcttcttcttgcttTATATTCAGTGATCAGGTGAAATTAATTTACCTGGATAAGGGCTTGGTGACTGTGCTATGATCTGTATATAAATTGAGAGGTGGAAAGATCATGGAAAGCTACTCAAAAAACTTTCTGTCCAGCTTAAGGACTTGGCAGTCTCGATTCCATGTATTGTCAACAGAAATCATACAGCTGTGGTTTTACAGGCCGTGCTGAAAGCTCTTTTCTACTTGCTGCCCAGAGCTCTGTATCTGTACAGCAGATACTGTCAGTGTTTGCCTGTGGCTTTTTTTTACAAGGTTAAAGGCACTTTTAGTAGTGCTGGCATTTTaaagtaaaaccaaaactgCACCTGTGCTTTTGGTACTTGTTGCTCTAAAGACTACTCAGCAATAATCAGATAGCGCTTAGtatctttttaaattctggGCCCTTCTTCATAGCAGCTTAAGCACCCATAGTAATGTATGGAACACTTTTGGCAAAAAAAGTCATCTGTGTGCTCCTTAGAAAGCTCAGTGACTTGAGAATGACACTTGGATTAAACTCACAGGGTTATCCTGCCCTGTctaatttgtcaaaaagagATGCAGGGTGTGCTGCATCAGTTCTTGATGCATCTTTTTGAAAGTGGATCTGGAATTCCTGAACTTCACGGATAATTCCTGCCACCTGAATGTAGCTTGCAATACCCTTCTTGTATCAGTCTGTATACACAACtagcaagtaaaaaaaatctgctgccaAAAGCAGTGTTCTTAATTTATAGTGTACTGGTATCCTTGTATtgcctctgcctccctctgTTATCTAGTGGCAGTTGTGTGAGAAAGCTTTCCTTTCTTAAAAGTCATGTAAGCCTTTTTGTACAGTAAGTTGATTGTGAAGCAGATGTGGTGTAAAGTACATTTGGgtcagtgctgctcagtgcaCTGAGTTCTGTTGAGCTGCTGCTTACTTCACAATTTCCAAGGGGAGGTACTGGTGGGAGGCCTTTCATGTGTCAAGACTCTGGTAATGCTCAAAAGTGCCACTGGCCTTGAAAGAGCTCTTCTGTACTTGAAAGGAGCCTGTGTGCCTTGTACCCCTGACTGATGATCTGTCTGCTTTCTGCAGGAAGTATTGTCAGCTGTTACGCTAACCAAGTTATTGCTCAGCTGCCCATTAAGTGGAGACAAAGAGAAAGCTTTCTGGTTTGCCAGCCCACAGATAATCACAGCTTTAGCTGTAAGTATCTCTTTATTGTAACTTCATTACCTACCCCTCCTATCTGTTAGTCTCTAGCACTTACATCTAACATGCAGAGAGGCACACATGAGCAAAAACTAAACAAATCCGTGCCAGATTCATCTGAACATTTTTGTCTGgaccctttttctcttcctttttcaagTAAATCTCCTCCTGTGAGTGCAGTGTGCAGGTCTTCCAATTCACGGTAATTTTATGGAACCACACCATGTAATACAGAGCTTGGGAGAAACTTGTCAGACTGCAGAGTTGAGAGTTTGTCTCCTGTCCTCCTTCCTGTTCAAAGGAAAGGTAACTGTCAGCCATGTGTTGCAGCAGAagccaacagcagcaaaacaaaacaagtg
This window harbors:
- the URB2 gene encoding unhealthy ribosome biogenesis protein 2 homolog → MAAIYSGIYLKLKSPKTSWEDKLKLARFAWVSHQCVLPNKEQVLLDWASHTLVSSYNKRLKLEDEFVEKLWAYLNDVIHSKRLQDLIKSGKTVGLSFAVAQVINKRLSKACSEKTQQNIGTVLSCSSGILSTPSLSIIYTAKCDLLVDLLSKLSKLACQQLATDDAVGSQLFSVLQLTFTQYLLLQRQQTNPTRVFGQVTSHLLQPCLLLKHLLTVRSWTQEDDNHVHQHLSREIQRQIETLLQAGLFQPELFSSYKEELLPEQHKKKGTFKTPLLPVNTVQTKLGSDLCEPALHGAVVASSVSLLYKLFLDSFCKAENHLVCFHMLSNLFGCLRLCELQEEGKSDMLSPVDWSTELLTLEQLLSLVLSNDIYNVASDRIRHKEVQFGFYRKLAQMLLTHSQASIPAWFRCLKLLMSLNHLIVEPDLDDLVSSAWIDAEASELCTKKPQETLINTIFQTYSKLRQFPRLFEVVLTVICRPAVDELRPPVFSAGLIVKLRECLLELPPNQILDILCLFVEKCQALIIPAVEGSTDMALKLMSVCSVLHAFLFNMRSLDDVTPSPVVLRTQRLMADIQKGIAQPLMELLQAPRREEAKSELWLRKASDAALLLVYTWTEVDTLFGISCSKYVSPTAEIAVIEPAAGHWDISAFLPGVKEQCWRTVMELASSFASTSKYCLELLALQKMKVMLMQTEADLQALQHAAAFILESGRSTLSRGESEPWDGDISAITELSYPTAHWHLVMSNLTILLPYVSLKDVEHIANVLLETLMLVKVQEAATDQEPSISIRKISLGLIHSSLLPEMKVLHCAFLTHLIHQFAVVLPTATRDSVDLPLQQLSVTNIPWHEEILAPCKTADPLEIPSESKLLKDELSLSWKTLEKVAQCIVLFAKNGCPVILKECRLQRCLDLLEILSLLKLDSFLPSDCTRCFLVLLSLLVNTRASVSCSKLLLLKVLSTCLHLLRCLQSGRSANSVFKVLHASDVLEVVMTSQFTASKFFTDVLTVPVWAQYVQEVQEFLEYFLQMVIERRQSVKLNLEKFMSFLVSCKPDTGAAKSKDWKNWNPAAEQLLLTAFTTLCRVVTLHLQQLPEKKLHSADVLSALLEPVVLQMVRTIEHGLQSSTPNQLLPVAFIPSVTTLLKADLSHPVKKDWQKEPSGFLEQPRIKLYQEFYSQILKELPCAGSNLQFLLPALQFLTVFCSMPELYPGKEAAVMVVFAIKKLLSGPAITTQVIQSMEMELTEVLVQMLGNCSAEAFYAIMRLVLQGLEVRNVWQQKAKEVLSAVTLTKLLLSCPLSGDKEKAFWFASPQIITALALQTKEACQDQSLISIIVIPILETVAALLRQGERVLVNPHHISLAFSILLTVPLDNLTTEDYRGVFMGVHEVLFSIVQCHPKVLFKAAPSFLSCFHRLVVSVMHEGCQKGDRGNTDEFEMILKCAHLVERMYTHIAAEMEDFTVFSAFIVAQYVTELQKVTLHPAVKTHLTEGVYHILDLCIERDIKFLNASLPAGVREVFKELYNDYNHYHKAKKLGEEKYTA